From the Thermococcus sp. 18S1 genome, one window contains:
- a CDS encoding type II secretion system F family protein, whose protein sequence is MAGLSSVLVSIIERLVPSKWMKRYEVFIYSANINFLAAEYLVVSILMGVIAGLLAYIASTWMYSLAAFLAVFLLMAFGYPYWRVSKRTEEMERMLPDAFFYLASSLRAGISFSEALEELTTAKFGPLTDEFRKTVAEIKKGRPTVDALKSFAIRNRKSTVIYRSMMIIIEALERGAPMSDVLVFVGNDVREILRIKQERKASTGMQVMFFIITSGVIGPLILGVVAQIMASMNVGDINLPVETVKNILLGFVVLQAIASGLGIGVIREGKYSAGLKYSLLLAIMGVIVYEGASGVGLTI, encoded by the coding sequence ATGGCTGGACTTTCATCGGTGCTGGTATCGATCATCGAGAGGCTGGTTCCCTCCAAATGGATGAAACGTTACGAGGTCTTCATATACTCCGCGAATATAAACTTCCTGGCGGCGGAGTACCTCGTTGTCTCCATTCTAATGGGAGTTATAGCAGGTCTCCTCGCTTACATTGCCTCCACGTGGATGTACTCTCTGGCGGCATTCCTGGCGGTGTTCCTGTTAATGGCCTTCGGCTATCCCTACTGGAGGGTCAGCAAGCGCACTGAAGAGATGGAGAGAATGCTGCCCGATGCGTTTTTCTACCTCGCGAGCTCTCTCAGGGCGGGTATATCCTTCTCTGAGGCCCTTGAGGAGCTGACCACGGCCAAGTTCGGACCGCTAACGGACGAGTTCAGAAAAACCGTTGCCGAGATAAAGAAGGGCCGCCCCACCGTTGACGCCCTCAAATCCTTCGCCATCAGGAACAGAAAGTCCACTGTCATATATCGCTCGATGATGATCATCATCGAGGCTCTTGAGAGAGGTGCCCCGATGAGCGACGTTCTGGTCTTCGTTGGAAACGATGTCAGGGAGATACTGAGGATCAAGCAGGAGAGAAAGGCATCGACCGGAATGCAGGTGATGTTCTTCATAATCACGAGTGGCGTTATAGGTCCTCTGATCCTCGGTGTGGTCGCCCAAATCATGGCTTCGATGAACGTCGGGGATATAAACCTCCCTGTGGAGACCGTGAAGAACATACTCCTCGGGTTTGTCGTTCTCCAGGCCATAGCATCGGGCCTTGGAATTGGGGTCATAAGAGAAGGAAAGTATTCAGCAGGACTGAAATACAGCCTGCTGCTTGCCATAATGGGGGTTATAGTTTACGAGGGTGCCTCAGGCGTCGGCCTCACTATCTGA
- a CDS encoding ABC transporter permease subunit encodes MKLPVRSLARLAAVYLGVLLVIVLVAGASSNKLTWEYAHEAVLNIRESNPAFYAELERNATREGVSVDEYYYRILTKAKGIRTDNLLLMGIDLLRKSFDYYRENPKYDFPHVISITLAVMGLAMVLVVLLGLFLGFKLASGRLLGTVEGLARFFNGLPSWWIGAALIAVFAVELEVFPIAGLRSTPPKEGLAGFLDILWHLVLPVSTLVFVYVWEFVVTVAHEVRGELGKPYVLTERAKGLPEGLIYRKHVLRNVSIVLSSFTVQKFVEMFTDYIVIDVLFGLGGLGTLLRASFVRTIVPAIGVVVRFDYRLFFVVTLSIATITFLFSLLLELTKGLLDPRVS; translated from the coding sequence ATGAAACTCCCGGTCAGGAGCCTGGCGCGCCTTGCGGCTGTTTACCTAGGCGTTCTCCTCGTGATAGTTCTGGTAGCCGGCGCTAGCTCCAACAAGCTGACGTGGGAGTACGCCCACGAGGCTGTTCTTAATATCCGCGAGTCCAACCCGGCCTTTTACGCGGAGCTTGAGCGCAACGCCACCCGCGAGGGTGTGAGCGTCGACGAGTACTACTACCGGATACTCACGAAGGCGAAGGGGATCAGGACCGACAACCTTCTCCTCATGGGGATAGACCTCCTCAGGAAGAGCTTCGACTACTACCGCGAGAACCCGAAGTACGACTTCCCGCACGTCATAAGCATAACCCTCGCGGTCATGGGGCTGGCGATGGTTCTCGTGGTTCTCCTCGGCCTTTTCCTGGGCTTTAAACTGGCCAGCGGCCGGCTCCTCGGCACGGTTGAGGGCCTGGCGCGCTTCTTCAACGGTTTACCCTCCTGGTGGATAGGAGCTGCCCTGATAGCGGTCTTCGCGGTCGAGCTTGAGGTTTTCCCGATAGCCGGCCTGAGGAGCACCCCTCCGAAGGAGGGCCTCGCGGGCTTCCTTGATATCCTCTGGCACCTCGTCCTCCCGGTTTCCACTCTGGTCTTCGTCTACGTCTGGGAGTTCGTGGTCACCGTTGCCCACGAGGTGAGGGGCGAGCTTGGAAAGCCCTACGTCCTGACGGAGAGGGCCAAGGGCCTGCCGGAGGGGCTGATATACCGGAAGCACGTCCTCAGGAACGTCTCCATCGTCCTAAGCTCCTTCACGGTCCAGAAGTTCGTGGAGATGTTCACCGACTACATCGTCATCGACGTCCTCTTCGGCCTCGGCGGCCTCGGAACGCTCCTCAGGGCCAGCTTCGTCAGGACGATAGTCCCGGCCATAGGAGTTGTGGTCCGTTTCGACTACCGTCTCTTCTTCGTCGTAACGCTGTCGATAGCCACCATAACCTTCCTCTTCTCCCTCCTGCTTGAGCTGACCAAGGGACTGCTCGACCCGAGGGTGAGCTGA
- a CDS encoding ABC transporter permease: MVRKAGVAILLIFALFVALSNASVSDEDMANWENLNYWKDNPRMAYPSWFSLLGDRTPTVFLEPSAVEGNGSRVYRFTYEHTYRDKPSDVRFYGLPYGEEVEISVLRPDGIRVPLYRGIATSSNLSLNTNMRSGVVSSLSDVLNLSEAGYVLFSATQLLFSRDGSMATLNGEYVFEVRLAGNSTPSVEILGTCYGLLGTDSYGRDMWVGFVKGMNNTLYLAFFTTVIIVVLGVLIGLVSGYVGGTLGEVITFLLEVLVALPMLPILVVLVWLFSTQGYGQQVRINPVLFMFFVALLTLGKFAKTIRMMTIKEKVNEYVRAAVSMGAGTLWVLRKHILPPVGEFSLRYSTILLARIVALVSVFGFFGLIPGTNWGSFMIEAMNQGALYGGYWWWIVAPGLAMAVLSAGLAFVSSGSR; encoded by the coding sequence ATGGTAAGGAAAGCCGGGGTGGCGATACTCCTAATCTTCGCGCTCTTCGTGGCCCTCTCGAACGCGAGTGTGAGCGACGAGGACATGGCCAACTGGGAGAACCTTAACTACTGGAAGGACAACCCGAGAATGGCCTACCCATCGTGGTTCTCCCTCCTCGGCGACAGAACCCCCACCGTCTTTCTCGAGCCTTCCGCCGTTGAAGGGAACGGCTCCAGGGTTTACAGGTTCACCTACGAGCACACCTACCGCGACAAGCCGAGCGACGTCAGGTTCTACGGCCTCCCCTACGGCGAGGAGGTCGAGATAAGCGTTCTGAGGCCGGACGGGATAAGGGTGCCGCTTTACAGGGGCATAGCAACGTCGAGCAACCTAAGCCTCAACACCAACATGCGCTCCGGCGTTGTCTCCTCGCTTTCCGACGTCCTCAACCTGAGCGAGGCCGGATACGTCCTCTTCTCCGCCACCCAGCTTCTGTTCTCCCGCGACGGGAGTATGGCGACCCTCAACGGGGAGTACGTCTTCGAGGTTCGCCTGGCTGGAAACTCCACGCCCTCCGTGGAAATCCTCGGGACCTGCTACGGCCTCCTCGGCACGGACTCCTACGGCAGGGACATGTGGGTGGGCTTCGTCAAGGGAATGAACAACACCCTCTACCTGGCCTTCTTCACCACGGTCATAATAGTCGTCCTGGGCGTTCTGATAGGCCTCGTCTCCGGCTACGTTGGCGGGACGCTGGGGGAGGTCATAACCTTCCTCCTTGAGGTTCTCGTAGCCCTTCCGATGCTCCCGATTCTGGTCGTTCTGGTGTGGCTCTTCTCGACCCAGGGCTACGGCCAGCAGGTCAGGATAAACCCCGTCCTCTTCATGTTCTTCGTCGCCCTCCTCACCCTCGGGAAGTTCGCCAAGACTATCAGAATGATGACGATAAAGGAGAAGGTGAACGAGTACGTCAGGGCCGCGGTGAGCATGGGTGCCGGCACGCTCTGGGTTCTGAGGAAGCACATCCTGCCGCCGGTCGGGGAGTTCTCGCTGAGGTACTCCACCATACTCCTGGCCAGGATAGTGGCCCTCGTTTCTGTCTTCGGGTTCTTCGGCCTGATTCCGGGCACGAACTGGGGATCGTTCATGATAGAGGCCATGAACCAGGGGGCGCTCTACGGGGGCTACTGGTGGTGGATAGTGGCTCCCGGCCTCGCCATGGCCGTCCTGAGCGCGGGGCTGGCCTTTGTCTCCTCCGGCTCGCGTTAG
- a CDS encoding CpaF family protein, translated as MFDEKKKKKESLSWIDEILNGEDDLLENMLKGDEKKGKEDKEEGVPFVKGGGGVNLEDILSTPTTPEEAAENRPTGADILGEILVTEEKPKETPKPAPKPKPPSTLQDILGSSVRVEETAYAGRAEVLDAYGNVRILRVKGEPVPLYEIRLPKLSREEEELFLRVKDRAITELQIDPSAFPNAEERRRVFMNAVRRMIKDEAPHFSEGRVEILAEMIVQSMIGYGKLDPLVRDDNLEEVMVIGNNRPVYVWHRRFNMCKTNIVFDEEKEILNIIERIAREVGRRIDQQSPLLDARLPDGSRVNATIPPISIDGPTITIRKFKKDPLTIIDLIKYGTMNTDIAALLWIFVDGLGVKPANVLVAGGTGSGKTTTLNSLGMFIPPSERVITIEDTAELQLPVEHWIRLETRPPNVEGKGEVTMDDLVKNTLRMRPDRIIVGEVRGPEARTMFTAMNTGHDGCMGTIHANSARETIVRLESPPMSVPRIMIPALDIVIMQVRFHSRKKGTIRRITEIAEISGIEAESVQLNKLYKYDPAKDELVPTGVPSKTLNTLSHHTGMSISELELEKEKRKIILDWMVEQGIRSIEKVGHYIRQFYIDEESLLKKIAAEGSLETSRQIKNII; from the coding sequence GTGTTCGATGAGAAGAAAAAGAAGAAAGAAAGCCTCTCGTGGATCGATGAGATACTCAATGGGGAAGATGACCTGCTTGAGAACATGCTGAAGGGGGATGAGAAGAAAGGGAAGGAAGACAAGGAAGAGGGTGTTCCCTTCGTCAAAGGAGGCGGCGGGGTAAACCTGGAGGACATTCTGAGCACCCCCACAACCCCTGAGGAGGCGGCGGAGAACAGACCTACCGGTGCCGATATCCTGGGGGAGATATTGGTTACGGAAGAGAAGCCCAAGGAGACACCGAAGCCGGCACCAAAGCCCAAGCCTCCATCCACCCTCCAGGATATCCTTGGTTCTTCCGTGCGCGTTGAAGAGACCGCCTACGCCGGAAGGGCTGAGGTTCTTGACGCGTACGGTAACGTGCGTATCCTGAGGGTCAAGGGAGAACCCGTCCCCCTGTATGAGATACGCCTCCCCAAGCTCAGTCGCGAGGAAGAGGAGCTGTTTTTGAGGGTCAAGGACAGGGCCATAACCGAGCTTCAGATAGACCCCTCCGCGTTCCCCAACGCTGAGGAGCGTAGGAGGGTATTCATGAACGCGGTCAGAAGGATGATAAAGGACGAGGCTCCGCACTTCTCGGAGGGCAGGGTGGAGATACTCGCCGAGATGATAGTCCAGTCAATGATAGGCTACGGCAAGCTGGACCCCCTCGTCCGCGACGACAACCTTGAGGAAGTCATGGTTATCGGGAACAACAGGCCGGTTTACGTCTGGCACAGGCGCTTCAACATGTGCAAGACCAACATCGTGTTCGATGAGGAGAAGGAGATACTGAACATCATCGAGCGCATAGCCAGGGAGGTCGGCAGGAGGATAGACCAGCAGAGCCCCCTCCTTGATGCCCGTCTTCCCGATGGAAGCCGTGTGAACGCTACCATACCGCCGATAAGCATTGATGGGCCGACCATAACCATTCGTAAGTTCAAGAAGGACCCGCTCACCATCATAGACCTCATCAAGTACGGTACCATGAACACGGACATAGCGGCCCTTCTCTGGATCTTTGTCGATGGACTCGGTGTCAAGCCCGCCAACGTCCTCGTCGCTGGAGGTACCGGTTCCGGTAAGACCACCACTCTCAACTCACTCGGAATGTTCATCCCGCCGAGCGAGCGTGTCATAACCATAGAGGACACCGCGGAGCTTCAGCTGCCAGTTGAGCACTGGATCAGGCTTGAGACCAGACCGCCGAACGTCGAGGGCAAGGGAGAGGTCACGATGGACGACCTCGTTAAGAACACCCTCCGTATGCGTCCTGACAGAATTATCGTCGGTGAGGTCCGTGGTCCGGAAGCGAGGACGATGTTTACTGCGATGAACACCGGTCACGATGGATGTATGGGTACAATCCACGCCAACAGCGCCCGTGAGACGATAGTCCGTCTCGAGAGCCCCCCAATGTCCGTTCCCAGGATCATGATACCCGCACTTGATATCGTCATCATGCAGGTCAGATTCCACAGCAGAAAGAAGGGTACCATAAGGCGCATCACCGAGATAGCGGAGATATCGGGCATCGAGGCCGAGAGCGTCCAGCTCAACAAGCTCTACAAGTACGACCCGGCGAAGGATGAGCTGGTTCCTACGGGTGTGCCGAGCAAGACACTGAACACCCTCTCCCACCACACAGGTATGAGCATATCCGAGCTGGAGCTGGAGAAGGAAAAGAGGAAGATAATCCTCGATTGGATGGTCGAGCAGGGAATAAGGAGCATCGAGAAGGTGGGTCACTACATCAGACAGTTCTACATAGACGAGGAGTCACTGCTCAAGAAGATAGCCGCGGAGGGCAGTCTTGAGACTAGCAGACAGATTAAGAATATAATCTAA
- a CDS encoding cell division protein, which produces MEMKKLVGNVLLTVGLVAGAITAARIPPMWGGLAASLAVMGAGIFLRRQGAKEELHRAAQSGTGGVKELERLLADALGRIEKIMDAPREKAVEELTGILEELDEFAEKAQPLRIEGLMTYGTIMSVFSRGERALNRAWSAFADGYENEGRRYLRYGYEDLKETLSAVKALKV; this is translated from the coding sequence ATGGAGATGAAGAAGCTCGTTGGAAACGTCCTGCTCACGGTAGGCCTCGTTGCCGGCGCGATAACCGCCGCAAGGATACCGCCCATGTGGGGCGGCTTGGCCGCTTCCCTGGCCGTCATGGGGGCGGGCATCTTCCTCAGGCGCCAGGGTGCGAAGGAGGAGCTCCACAGGGCGGCCCAGAGCGGAACCGGCGGCGTTAAGGAACTCGAGAGGCTCCTCGCCGATGCCCTCGGCAGGATCGAGAAGATAATGGACGCCCCGCGCGAGAAGGCCGTTGAGGAGCTCACCGGAATCCTCGAGGAGCTCGACGAGTTCGCCGAGAAGGCGCAGCCCCTTAGGATAGAGGGCCTCATGACCTACGGAACCATCATGAGCGTCTTCAGCAGGGGCGAGAGGGCCCTCAACAGGGCCTGGAGCGCCTTTGCGGACGGCTATGAAAACGAGGGAAGGAGATACCTCCGCTACGGCTACGAGGACCTTAAGGAGACCCTCAGCGCGGTCAAGGCGCTGAAGGTCTGA
- a CDS encoding GTPase, whose product MKARKAWRVVREVVDEADVIVEVVDARDPIGTRNRKLERLILEEEKPLLIVMNKADLVPKEWAEEYKRKSEIPVVFISARERKGTGILRREIKRLARPLLDEREKVKVALIGYPNVGKSTIINTLKGKKAVGTAPIPGYTKGKQLIKLSKKLWLLDSPGVIPIDDFDELVIKGGFPADKIDEPVKPALKLIRRILDTRKEALTEKFGIEEFESEEEILRRIGEKRGLIKAGGEVDLEEAARWFLREWQTGRFTLFGREKKTEEDFTWDFEDVLDGVERELLLDPRRILWKYSDELREKLDNRKRIGIREIEGFTVGIATGFKKCDGGTKLLERLTGKHVLASECFGKKWKGVIAILE is encoded by the coding sequence ATGAAGGCGAGAAAGGCGTGGAGAGTTGTGAGGGAGGTAGTTGACGAGGCCGACGTTATCGTCGAGGTCGTCGATGCCCGCGACCCCATAGGAACCAGGAACCGAAAGCTCGAAAGGCTCATCCTGGAGGAGGAAAAACCGCTCCTCATCGTCATGAACAAGGCGGATTTGGTACCAAAGGAGTGGGCCGAGGAGTACAAGCGAAAGAGCGAGATACCCGTGGTTTTCATCTCCGCCCGCGAGAGGAAGGGAACGGGAATCCTGAGGAGGGAGATAAAGCGGCTCGCCAGGCCGCTTCTGGATGAGAGGGAGAAGGTCAAGGTGGCCCTCATCGGCTACCCCAACGTCGGCAAGAGCACGATAATCAACACGTTGAAGGGAAAGAAAGCGGTTGGAACAGCCCCGATTCCTGGCTACACAAAGGGCAAACAGCTGATAAAGCTGAGCAAAAAGCTATGGCTCCTCGACAGTCCCGGCGTCATCCCGATAGACGACTTCGACGAGCTGGTCATCAAGGGCGGCTTCCCCGCGGACAAGATAGACGAGCCCGTCAAACCGGCGCTCAAACTCATCCGGCGCATTCTGGACACCAGAAAAGAAGCCCTAACCGAGAAATTCGGCATCGAGGAGTTCGAGAGCGAGGAGGAAATCCTCAGACGGATAGGGGAGAAGAGGGGCCTCATAAAGGCCGGTGGTGAGGTTGACCTGGAGGAGGCGGCGAGGTGGTTCCTCCGGGAGTGGCAGACCGGCAGGTTCACCCTCTTCGGCAGGGAGAAGAAAACTGAGGAAGATTTCACGTGGGACTTCGAGGACGTTCTCGACGGGGTTGAGCGGGAACTCCTCCTGGACCCAAGGAGGATACTCTGGAAGTACAGTGACGAGCTTAGGGAGAAGCTCGACAACAGAAAGAGGATCGGGATAAGGGAGATAGAGGGCTTTACCGTGGGGATAGCCACGGGCTTCAAGAAGTGCGACGGCGGAACCAAGCTCCTGGAGCGGCTCACCGGTAAGCACGTCCTGGCGAGCGAGTGCTTCGGAAAGAAGTGGAAGGGAGTTATAGCGATACTGGAGTAG
- a CDS encoding TIGR04076 family protein: MERLEIRVIEIRGKCPVFHVGDRIVVEGPMVNLDETDAICTHAFASLLPYIVALRKGIKPSELGLGRGEKAYIQCLDPGPPYTDGGTAIFEITVVRDEGEKGVESCEGGS; the protein is encoded by the coding sequence ATGGAGCGGTTAGAGATTCGCGTAATAGAAATCCGGGGAAAATGTCCCGTTTTTCATGTTGGGGACAGGATAGTGGTCGAGGGGCCCATGGTGAACCTGGACGAAACGGACGCAATATGCACCCATGCATTCGCATCGCTGCTGCCGTACATAGTTGCGCTGCGAAAGGGTATTAAGCCGAGTGAACTAGGCCTGGGCAGGGGAGAGAAAGCTTATATCCAATGTCTCGACCCGGGGCCGCCGTACACGGACGGCGGTACAGCAATCTTCGAGATAACGGTGGTGAGAGATGAAGGCGAGAAAGGCGTGGAGAGTTGTGAGGGAGGTAGTTGA
- a CDS encoding type II secretion system F family protein translates to MGIIGVITNFLERLGGKTIEVAEKPVRKIPQGKSVQERLRALKELQKEIEAEKAEVETEKEMEEIIEWRKKEIQRPFSDRLADTMLRYFRGPIESMTSSFKGLDQDLYRASILTPPDRYVALILAVAIFAGIFGFIFAYLLYMPIETSALIGVLGFIGGFFYMRQYPKMVWKRRVAEVERSMPYALRHMASLLSAGVGISEAMLSVARADYGVISEEFELVLRDMRTGSSFEDALMKFDEKMGSENVSRVVKQILRAVKFGGNLSEILYKLAEDFAFEYRMKLVEYVQRVNGIAFIYMFLTIVMPTMFVVGILAGSVMARQLIMPPETLAVILLFAFPAISMIIINMIKKGEPR, encoded by the coding sequence GTGGGCATCATTGGAGTCATCACGAACTTTTTGGAGCGCCTTGGCGGGAAGACGATAGAGGTAGCTGAGAAACCTGTGAGAAAGATTCCCCAGGGCAAGAGCGTTCAGGAAAGGCTCAGGGCGTTGAAGGAACTCCAGAAGGAGATCGAGGCGGAGAAGGCCGAGGTCGAGACCGAAAAGGAGATGGAGGAGATAATCGAATGGAGGAAGAAAGAGATACAGCGCCCGTTCTCTGACAGGCTCGCCGATACCATGTTGCGCTATTTCAGGGGCCCGATCGAGTCCATGACATCCTCGTTTAAGGGCCTCGACCAGGATCTCTACCGGGCAAGCATACTTACCCCTCCCGACAGGTACGTCGCCCTGATACTGGCCGTTGCTATATTTGCGGGGATATTCGGCTTCATCTTCGCATACCTCCTCTACATGCCCATTGAAACATCCGCCCTGATCGGGGTTCTGGGATTCATTGGGGGCTTCTTCTACATGAGGCAGTATCCCAAGATGGTGTGGAAGCGCAGGGTTGCTGAGGTTGAGAGAAGCATGCCCTACGCCCTCCGACACATGGCTTCCCTCCTCAGTGCCGGCGTTGGTATATCTGAGGCAATGCTCTCCGTGGCCCGTGCGGACTACGGCGTTATATCCGAAGAGTTCGAGCTTGTGCTGAGGGACATGAGGACGGGTTCCTCCTTCGAGGATGCCCTCATGAAGTTTGACGAGAAGATGGGTTCTGAAAACGTTAGCAGGGTCGTCAAGCAGATACTGAGGGCTGTCAAATTCGGTGGAAATCTCTCCGAGATACTCTACAAACTGGCGGAGGACTTCGCCTTTGAGTACAGGATGAAGCTCGTGGAGTACGTCCAGAGGGTCAACGGTATAGCATTCATATACATGTTCCTCACAATCGTCATGCCCACCATGTTCGTGGTTGGAATCCTCGCCGGCTCTGTTATGGCAAGACAGCTGATAATGCCCCCTGAGACACTGGCAGTAATCCTGCTGTTCGCGTTCCCCGCCATATCGATGATAATAATCAACATGATCAAGAAGGGAGAGCCGAGGTGA
- the trm14 gene encoding tRNA (guanine(6)-N2)-methyltransferase, giving the protein MRLLLTTSKGMEDLAKAELEGLLSSIGVPFRVEEKPLGVEGRVLAEVDKAFYTDEKGRKRELSVSTYLNERSRLLHRVIVEIASERFEGIGEEEPERALRRIEDFVASLPVERYIKTSESFAVRSFRKGEHRITSIDISKTVGKAIFERLERFGTPRVNLDHPTVIFRAELVGDVFFLGIDTTGDSSLHKRPWRVYDHPAHLKASIANALIELAKPDGGSFIDPFCGSGTIPIELALRGYDGRIIGLEKYRKHLRGAEMNALSAGVLERIEFILGDATRLSEYVESVDFAVSNLPYGLKIGRKSMIPGLYRDFFAELAKVLEKRGVFITTEKRAIEKAIDENGFDIKHHRLIGHGGLMVHTYVIE; this is encoded by the coding sequence ATGAGGCTTTTACTAACGACTTCCAAGGGCATGGAGGACCTTGCAAAGGCCGAACTTGAGGGCCTGCTCTCAAGCATTGGGGTTCCGTTTCGAGTGGAGGAGAAACCGCTCGGCGTCGAGGGGAGGGTCTTAGCGGAGGTCGATAAAGCATTTTACACCGACGAGAAAGGACGAAAAAGAGAGCTGAGCGTTTCAACATATCTGAACGAGCGTTCGAGGCTTCTTCACCGTGTAATAGTCGAGATAGCTAGCGAGAGGTTTGAGGGAATTGGCGAGGAAGAGCCGGAAAGAGCCCTCAGGCGGATCGAGGACTTCGTGGCTTCCCTTCCGGTGGAGAGGTACATCAAAACCAGCGAGAGCTTCGCCGTGAGGAGCTTCCGGAAGGGGGAGCACAGGATAACGAGCATCGACATATCCAAAACCGTCGGCAAGGCGATATTCGAGCGTTTGGAACGCTTCGGAACGCCGAGGGTGAACCTCGACCATCCGACGGTCATATTCCGGGCGGAGCTGGTGGGGGACGTTTTCTTCCTCGGGATAGACACTACCGGTGACAGCTCGCTCCACAAGAGGCCGTGGAGGGTTTACGACCACCCGGCGCATCTCAAGGCGAGCATAGCCAACGCGCTGATCGAGCTGGCGAAGCCGGACGGCGGTTCGTTCATCGATCCATTCTGCGGAAGCGGTACGATTCCAATTGAACTGGCCCTGAGGGGCTACGATGGAAGGATAATTGGCCTGGAGAAGTATAGAAAACACCTGCGCGGGGCCGAGATGAACGCCCTCTCCGCGGGAGTCCTGGAGCGGATAGAATTCATACTCGGCGACGCCACCAGGCTGAGCGAGTACGTCGAGAGCGTTGACTTCGCGGTAAGCAACCTCCCCTACGGCCTTAAAATAGGCAGGAAAAGCATGATTCCGGGGCTCTACAGGGACTTCTTTGCCGAGCTCGCCAAGGTTCTGGAGAAGCGCGGTGTCTTCATAACGACGGAGAAGAGGGCGATAGAGAAAGCCATAGATGAGAACGGCTTTGATATCAAGCACCACCGCCTCATCGGCCACGGCGGGCTCATGGTGCACACCTACGTGATAGAATAA
- a CDS encoding DUF515 domain-containing protein: MVVLNVSEDIEAKIRRLRELGKASAEPEVPKTAAPPVKKPPKKPRPVGSIRERERRKRILTGAAIVIIVILIISVGAYFYMQNRAAEQLANEKNQKLKEVYTYFKGDIVNQSKNCTQKPIEIRRDLINAINSAQSVDELNTIDVKGAYDQALNEYNSCLQRIERLKYERILNQTKAEKIRDIETEFQGLLAMPLPDDIRANVIDSMKSLEAQVESAETVEQVNSIDPSPYLLELWRDYYYYRIDMIPGQEVILERESVKRIVSKADAKAILGGILDYRELMQYQVYKVEYVDIALVLSRDRINGAFLSPGDKIMVFAKNDTSAQFKEIANEGYVQLVLLPTDAGIISVNEAQSQSSSSSTSSSTQYSEDHSTTYTPGDTTISDGQTTSDTYTNSQSASQSASASYSYSVDLTEILKAIAAGKIQASDEVKEQLRAYGWEVVDLEKESGMLVLDPNSQFLVVVRVPSIFVPDILSNQQYLYIAKIAT; the protein is encoded by the coding sequence ATGGTGGTGCTCAACGTGTCCGAGGATATCGAGGCGAAGATTCGCCGTTTGAGGGAGCTGGGTAAAGCCAGCGCGGAGCCCGAAGTCCCAAAAACTGCTGCCCCTCCTGTCAAAAAACCCCCCAAGAAGCCCCGCCCTGTGGGGAGCATTAGGGAGAGGGAGAGAAGGAAAAGAATTCTCACCGGCGCCGCGATAGTCATTATCGTCATTCTCATAATCTCCGTGGGTGCGTATTTCTACATGCAGAACAGAGCCGCGGAACAGCTTGCCAATGAGAAGAACCAGAAGCTCAAAGAAGTATATACCTATTTCAAGGGAGACATCGTCAACCAGTCCAAGAACTGTACACAGAAGCCTATAGAGATACGGAGGGACCTCATCAATGCCATAAATTCGGCCCAGTCAGTTGATGAGCTCAATACCATTGACGTTAAGGGGGCCTACGATCAGGCCCTGAATGAGTACAACTCGTGCCTCCAGAGGATAGAGCGCCTGAAGTACGAGAGGATTCTTAACCAGACCAAGGCGGAGAAGATACGGGATATAGAGACCGAGTTCCAGGGCCTCCTTGCCATGCCGCTTCCCGACGATATAAGGGCCAACGTTATTGACTCCATGAAGAGCCTTGAGGCGCAGGTCGAGAGTGCGGAGACAGTGGAGCAGGTGAATTCCATCGACCCGTCCCCGTACCTCCTTGAGCTTTGGAGGGACTATTACTACTATAGGATTGACATGATCCCAGGCCAGGAGGTCATCCTCGAGAGGGAATCTGTCAAGAGGATAGTTAGCAAAGCTGACGCCAAGGCAATCCTGGGCGGGATACTTGACTACAGGGAACTCATGCAGTACCAGGTGTACAAGGTCGAGTACGTGGATATAGCCCTTGTCCTCTCGAGGGATAGGATAAACGGTGCCTTCCTCTCACCCGGAGACAAGATTATGGTCTTCGCCAAGAACGACACCAGCGCACAGTTCAAGGAGATAGCCAATGAGGGCTACGTCCAGCTGGTACTCCTGCCGACGGATGCGGGTATTATCTCAGTCAACGAAGCCCAGAGCCAGAGCAGTTCATCCAGTACGTCCTCAAGCACCCAGTACAGTGAGGACCACTCCACCACCTACACCCCCGGTGACACTACCATAAGCGATGGACAGACCACCAGCGACACCTACACCAACAGCCAGAGCGCCAGCCAGAGCGCTTCGGCGAGCTACAGCTACTCCGTTGACCTCACCGAGATACTCAAGGCGATCGCCGCTGGCAAGATACAGGCCAGCGATGAGGTCAAGGAGCAGCTCAGGGCCTACGGCTGGGAGGTGGTTGACCTCGAGAAGGAGTCGGGAATGCTCGTGCTCGACCCGAACTCCCAGTTCCTCGTGGTCGTCAGGGTACCCTCGATATTCGTGCCCGACATACTCTCCAACCAGCAGTACCTCTACATAGCTAAGATTGCAACATGA